A single Xylella taiwanensis DNA region contains:
- a CDS encoding SprT family zinc-dependent metalloprotease, producing MPPLRKQLKHDSIQLQTNECKINVLCVRNPRARRIKLSVDERGVRLTLPPCASLDAGTRFLLEQRAWIETQMARYASDAAAIPLRRGETAVLPLRDKQLPLHWREGRYTRLELDAHGLQFHIPTHTNDSALRRTLKEFYEIQGHADISRWLRKYLPGLPRPPTRVRLKPMSSQWGSLAPDGHMALDLALVLGRPSAFEYVVVHELCHLIQANHSPAFWHEVECRFPLWRQERHYFHTRGRILKAQLRRLLQAE from the coding sequence ATGCCCCCCCTTCGAAAGCAACTGAAACACGACAGCATCCAATTGCAGACAAACGAGTGCAAGATTAATGTGCTGTGCGTGCGTAATCCGCGTGCGCGTCGGATCAAACTGAGCGTCGACGAGCGCGGTGTGCGCCTGACCCTGCCACCATGTGCCAGTCTGGACGCTGGCACCCGTTTTCTGCTTGAACAGCGCGCCTGGATCGAGACACAAATGGCTCGCTATGCCAGCGATGCGGCAGCGATACCGCTGCGTCGCGGCGAAACCGCCGTACTACCACTGCGTGATAAGCAGTTACCACTCCATTGGCGCGAGGGCCGCTACACACGACTGGAATTGGATGCGCATGGTTTACAGTTTCATATACCAACACACACCAACGACAGCGCATTACGACGCACACTCAAGGAGTTTTACGAGATACAGGGACATGCGGACATCAGTCGCTGGCTGCGGAAATACCTACCTGGCCTGCCACGTCCACCGACCCGGGTACGCCTGAAGCCCATGTCCTCACAATGGGGATCGCTTGCCCCGGACGGCCACATGGCACTGGATCTGGCGTTGGTGCTCGGTCGCCCCTCCGCATTCGAGTATGTGGTGGTGCATGAGTTGTGCCACCTGATCCAAGCTAACCACTCACCAGCGTTCTGGCACGAAGTCGAATGCCGCTTCCCCCTCTGGCGGCAGGAACGGCACTATTTTCATACCAGGGGGCGGATACTAAAAGCACAACTGCGCCGACTGTTGCAAGCCGAGTGA
- the hemH gene encoding ferrochelatase, translating into MNHTSDTALLIVNLGTPEAATASGVRRYLAEFLSDRRVVSIPPLFWKPLLHMVILPIRSPRSAKKYAKVWLQEGSPLSVYTRRLAEGLMQHLPDWRVVWAMRYGVPAFTKALDALHAQHVRRIVVLPLYPQYSTTTTASVQDLVEVWCKRTPQVQVEFIRDYAEEPTWVAAVAASIRRHWQAHGRSEKLMFSFHGLPQRVADDGDPYPQRCQVSASLIASALDLSASEWLLGYQSRFGAERWLQPYAEPTLWALAESGVRSFDLVCPGFAVDCLETLEEVALGFAETLAARGATMHYIPCLNDDPAHVQVLAGLAQRAVM; encoded by the coding sequence ATGAATCACACTTCCGATACTGCTCTGTTGATTGTCAATCTCGGTACCCCGGAAGCGGCCACTGCGTCGGGGGTGCGCCGCTATCTGGCCGAATTCCTAAGTGATCGCCGTGTGGTCTCGATTCCACCGTTGTTTTGGAAGCCATTACTGCACATGGTGATCTTGCCGATTCGCAGCCCGCGCTCAGCCAAGAAGTACGCCAAAGTTTGGTTGCAGGAAGGGTCTCCGCTGAGTGTGTATACTCGTCGCCTTGCCGAGGGGCTCATGCAACATCTGCCTGATTGGCGTGTGGTCTGGGCGATGCGCTACGGTGTCCCTGCCTTCACCAAGGCGCTAGATGCGCTGCATGCGCAGCATGTACGCCGGATCGTGGTATTACCGCTGTATCCTCAGTATTCGACCACTACCACGGCCTCGGTGCAGGACTTGGTTGAAGTTTGGTGTAAGCGTACTCCGCAGGTACAGGTCGAATTCATTCGAGACTATGCCGAGGAGCCAACTTGGGTTGCCGCGGTGGCTGCTTCGATTCGCAGGCATTGGCAAGCGCACGGTCGCAGTGAGAAGCTGATGTTCTCTTTCCATGGACTGCCACAGCGCGTGGCTGACGACGGTGATCCCTATCCGCAGCGCTGCCAGGTCAGTGCGTCCTTGATTGCCTCAGCGTTGGATTTGAGTGCAAGTGAGTGGCTGCTCGGTTATCAGTCACGCTTTGGCGCTGAACGTTGGTTGCAACCATATGCTGAGCCAACGTTGTGGGCGCTTGCCGAGTCTGGTGTACGTAGCTTCGATCTCGTCTGCCCGGGTTTTGCTGTCGATTGCTTGGAGACACTGGAGGAGGTGGCGTTGGGTTTTGCAGAAACTCTGGCAGCGCGTGGTGCAACGATGCACTACATTCCTTGTCTCAATGATGACCCGGCACATGTACAGGTGCTGGCTGGACTGGCGCAACGTGCGGTGATGTAA
- a CDS encoding Sec-independent protein translocase subunit TatA, whose translation MGSFSFWHWLVVLVIVLLVFGTKRLTNGARDIGNAINEFKKGLREDEKPTDQLSDTPQSPVSGPHQDRGKH comes from the coding sequence ATGGGCAGCTTCAGCTTCTGGCACTGGCTGGTCGTGCTGGTCATCGTACTGTTGGTGTTCGGCACCAAGCGGCTGACCAATGGTGCCAGAGATATCGGGAACGCCATTAATGAATTTAAAAAAGGCCTACGCGAAGACGAAAAACCGACCGATCAGCTCAGCGACACCCCACAGAGCCCAGTCTCTGGGCCCCACCAGGATCGCGGTAAACACTGA
- the tatB gene encoding Sec-independent protein translocase protein TatB → MFDIGFSELLLIAVVALVVLGPERLPKAARFAGLWMRRARAQWESVKQELERELEAEELKRSLQNAQQTLHEAPAQLHRNQQDMEIQDSILHEQPSRDIHIDHNTNTVEPTTTAPHNVHAIPPPPPGISKHGNYGQEKSP, encoded by the coding sequence GTGTTCGATATCGGTTTTAGCGAACTACTGCTGATCGCAGTGGTCGCCCTGGTTGTTTTAGGTCCAGAACGTCTACCCAAGGCAGCCCGCTTTGCTGGTTTGTGGATGCGCCGTGCACGCGCGCAATGGGAATCAGTCAAGCAAGAGTTGGAACGGGAATTGGAAGCCGAAGAACTGAAACGCAGCCTGCAAAATGCACAGCAGACACTACACGAAGCCCCAGCGCAGTTGCACCGGAACCAGCAAGATATGGAAATACAGGACTCCATACTGCACGAGCAGCCAAGTCGCGACATTCATATTGATCACAACACCAACACAGTGGAACCAACCACGACCGCCCCCCATAACGTCCATGCCATTCCTCCACCACCGCCAGGCATCAGCAAGCATGGCAACTATGGTCAAGAAAAATCGCCGTGA